In a single window of the Natator depressus isolate rNatDep1 chromosome 24, rNatDep2.hap1, whole genome shotgun sequence genome:
- the CTXND2 gene encoding cortexin domain containing 2, producing the protein MDSPTVQPYVDVDKGFAIGFVILMCFFLMAMIVRCAKLIVDPYSAIPTSMWEEEQIN; encoded by the coding sequence ATGGACAGCCCGACAGTGCAGCCGTACGTCGACGTGGACAAGGGGTTTGCCATTGGGTTTGTCATCCTGATGTGCTTCTTCCTGATGGCCATGATTGTGAGATGCGCCAAGCTGATCGTGGACCCCTACAGCGCCATCCCCACCTCCATGTGGGAGGAGGAGCAAATCAATTGA